The following proteins come from a genomic window of Malus domestica chromosome 02, GDT2T_hap1:
- the LOC103411212 gene encoding lon protease homolog, mitochondrial-like isoform X3, whose translation MPIYVKDPKLLAALQESRKRQAPYAGTFLLKDKPGTDPSLVSGSETDKNIHELKGKELFNRLHEVGTLAQISSIQGDQVVLIGHRRLRITEMVDEEPLTVKVDHLKDKPYNKDDDVIKATSFEVISTLRDVLKISSLWRDHVQTYTQHIGDFNFPRLADFGAAISGANKLQSQEVLEELDVYKRLKLTLELVKKEIEISKIQESIAKAIEEKISGEQRRYLLNEQLKAIKKELGLETDDKTALNDKFRERLEPNRENCPPHVLQVIEEELTKLQLLEASSSEFNVTRNYLDWLTSIPWGNYSDENFDVIRAQKILDEDHYGLTDVKERILEFIAVGKLRGTSQGKIICFSGPPGVGKTSIGRSIARALNRNFFRFSVGGLSDVAEIKGHRRTYIGAMPGKMVQCLKNVGTANPLVLIDEIDKLGTGHAGDPASALLELLDPEQNANFLDHYLDVPIDLSKVLFVCTANVVEMIPHPLLDRMEVISIAGYITDEKMHIARDYLEKTTRDSCGIQPEQVEVTDAALLALIENYCREAGVRNLQKHIEKIYRKIALQIVRQGASDEQVVPDQIQSPPDGPVVIEVQLVDTDETQAEAIDKLDQDMVASKNQTTAELVEGNGHKHSPETSGEGVTIQTDLPDESTVAEVQVADADEPVDSKLYLQDAKETEKTVEKVLVDSPNLDHFVGKPVFHAERIYDQTPVGVVMGLAWTAMGGSTLYIETTQIEEAEGKGSLHVTGQLGDVMKESTQIAHTVARAILLDKEPDSTFFANSKLHLHVPAGATPKDGPSAGCTMITSMLSVAMKKPIRRDLAMTGEVTLTGRILPIGGVKEKTIAARRSEVKTIIFPAANRRDFDELAPNVKEGLDVHFVDDYSQIFNLAFSDDQN comes from the exons ATGCCAATTTATGTGAAG GATCCTAAACTGTTAGCAGCATTGCAAGAAAGCCGAAAGCGGCAAGCTCCATATGCCGGCACTTTCCTTCTCAAGGATAAGCCGGGGACCGATCCCAGTTTGGTATCAGGTTCCGAGACAGATAAAAACATACATGAATTGAAAGGGAAGGAGTTGTTTAATCGACTACATGAAGTTGGCACACTTGCGCAG ATTTCAAGCATCCAAGGAGACCAAGTGGTCCTTATTGGTCATAGGCGACTTCGAATTACAGAGATG GTTGATGAAGAACCCCTGACTGTAAAAGTTGACCATCTGAAG GATAAACCATATAACAAGGATGATGATGTCATAAAAGCAACATCGTTTGAGGTTATATCAACCTTAAGAGATGTTCTCAAGATTAGTTCCCTTTGGAGAGATCATGTTCAGACATACACTCAG CATATAGGTGACTTTAATTTTCCAAGGTTAGCAGATTTTGGAGCCGCAATATCTGGTGCAAACAAATTGCAAAGTCAAGAAGTGCTTGAAGAGCTAGAT GTTTATAAGCGTTTAAAGCTCACTTTAGAACTAGTAAAGAAAGAGATAGAAATCAGCAAGATTCAG GAGTCtattgcaaaagcaattgaAGAGAAGATAAGTGGTGAACAGCGCCGCTACTTGTTGAATGAGCAGCTTAAAGCCATCAAAAAG GAACTGGGTTTAGAGACAGATGACAAAACAGCGCTTAACG ATAAGTTTAGGGAGAGGCTTGAACCAAACAGGGAAAACTGCCCACCTCATGTTTTGCAAGTTATAGAGGAAGAGCTTACAAAACTGCAGCTGTTGGAGGCCAGTTCAAGTGAATTTAATGTGACACGTAATTACCTAGATTGGTTGACTTCAATTCCTTGGGGAAACTACAG TGATGAGAACTTTGATGTTATTCGGGCGCAAAAAATTCTTGATGAAGATCATTATGGATTAACTGATGTAAAGGAAAGGATATTAGAATTTATTGCCGTTGGAAAACTCAGAGGAACCTCTCAAG GAAAAATCATCTGTTTCTCTGGCCCACCTGGAGTGGGCAAAACCAGCATTGGTCGTTCAATTGCACGTGCCCTGAACCGTAACTTCTTCCGGTTTTCTGTGGGAGGGTTATCTGATGTTGCTGAAATTAAG GGGCATCGGCGAACCTACATTGGTGCTATGCCAGGAAAGATGGTACAATGCCTTAAAAATGTGGGAACAGCTAACCCTTTAGTTCTGATTGATGAGATCGACAAG TTGGGAACGGGCCATGCCGGTGATCCGGCAAGTGCTTTGTTGGAGCTTCTTGATCCCGAGCAAAATGCTAATTTTCTAGACCATTATCTTGATGTTCCAATCGACCTATCAAAG GTTCTGTTTGTATGTACAGCCAATGTTGTAGAGATGATACCACATCCCCTCTTGGATAGAATGGAGGTCATTTCCATTGCTGGATATATCACTGATGAGAAAATGCACATTGCTAGAGACTATTTGGAGAAGACCACACGTGACTCATGTGGCATTCAACCTGAACAG GTTGAAGTGACAGATGCAGCTCTTCTTGCCCTCATTGAAAATTATTGCCGAGAAGCAGGTGTTAGGAACCTTCAAAAGCACATAGAAAAGATCTACCGCAAG ATAGCTCTCCAAATTGTTAGACAAGGAGCATCAGATGAACAAGTAGTTCCTGATCAAATACAATCTCCCCCAGATGGGCCTGTAGTTATTGAAGTTCAGCTTGTGGACACTGATGAAACCCAAGCAGAAGCTATTGATAAGTTAGATCAAGACATGGTTGCTAGTAAGAACCAGACTACAGCTGAGTTAGTTGAGGGTAACGGTCATAAGCATAGTCCTGAAACCTCTGGAGAAGGAGTCACGATTCAGACGGATCTCCCAGACGAATCTACAGTTGCGGAAGTTCAGGTTGCAGATGCTGATGAACCTGTGGATTCAAAG CTGTACTTACAGGATGCAAAAGAAACAGAGAAAACAGTTGAAAAAGTTTTGGTTGACTCACCAAACTTGGATCATTTTGTTGGCAAACCTGTCTTCCATGCTGAACGAATCTATGATCAGACCCCAGTTGGAGTTGTTATGGGTCTTGCTTGGACTGCCATGGGTGGTTCTACGTTGTATATAGAGACCACTCAGATTGAGGAAGCAGAGGGTAAAGGATCCCTTCATGTCACTGGCCAACTTGGTGATGTTATGAAAGAAAGTACCCAAATTGCACATACTGTTGCCAGAGCTATATTGCTCGATAAAGAGCCTGATAGCACTTTCTTTGCAAATTCCAAGCTTCATCTCCATGTTCCTGCTGGGGCCACACCAAAAGATGGTCCTAGTGCTGGTTGCACCATGATCACATCCATGCTGTCCGTTGCCATGAAGAAGCCTATCAGGAGGGATTTAGCAATGACAGGAGAAGTAACACTAACTGGGAGGATCCTTCCAATAGGCGGG GTTAAGGAGAAAACGATAGCAGCAAGGAGGAGCGAAGTGAAGACCATCATATTCCCTGCAGCAAACAGGAGGGATTTCGACGAGCTTGCCCCTAATGTAAAAGAAGGTCTTGATGTTCATTTTGTAGATGACTACAGTCAGATATTCAATTTGGCTTTCAGTGATGACCAGAATTAG
- the LOC103411212 gene encoding lon protease homolog 1, mitochondrial-like isoform X1 — protein MLKLLSSSSSCLQGRLHSLRSWPPAELGSPALRVLGSLAGLTRPSSACRAFYSSDSGDGSDQVVEVEFMVAGTEAEAESSSAIVSTNPRPEDYLTVIALPLPHRPLFPGFYMPIYVKDPKLLAALQESRKRQAPYAGTFLLKDKPGTDPSLVSGSETDKNIHELKGKELFNRLHEVGTLAQISSIQGDQVVLIGHRRLRITEMVDEEPLTVKVDHLKDKPYNKDDDVIKATSFEVISTLRDVLKISSLWRDHVQTYTQHIGDFNFPRLADFGAAISGANKLQSQEVLEELDVYKRLKLTLELVKKEIEISKIQESIAKAIEEKISGEQRRYLLNEQLKAIKKELGLETDDKTALNDKFRERLEPNRENCPPHVLQVIEEELTKLQLLEASSSEFNVTRNYLDWLTSIPWGNYSDENFDVIRAQKILDEDHYGLTDVKERILEFIAVGKLRGTSQGKIICFSGPPGVGKTSIGRSIARALNRNFFRFSVGGLSDVAEIKGHRRTYIGAMPGKMVQCLKNVGTANPLVLIDEIDKLGTGHAGDPASALLELLDPEQNANFLDHYLDVPIDLSKVLFVCTANVVEMIPHPLLDRMEVISIAGYITDEKMHIARDYLEKTTRDSCGIQPEQVEVTDAALLALIENYCREAGVRNLQKHIEKIYRKIALQIVRQGASDEQVVPDQIQSPPDGPVVIEVQLVDTDETQAEAIDKLDQDMVASKNQTTAELVEGNGHKHSPETSGEGVTIQTDLPDESTVAEVQVADADEPVDSKLYLQDAKETEKTVEKVLVDSPNLDHFVGKPVFHAERIYDQTPVGVVMGLAWTAMGGSTLYIETTQIEEAEGKGSLHVTGQLGDVMKESTQIAHTVARAILLDKEPDSTFFANSKLHLHVPAGATPKDGPSAGCTMITSMLSVAMKKPIRRDLAMTGEVTLTGRILPIGGVKEKTIAARRSEVKTIIFPAANRRDFDELAPNVKEGLDVHFVDDYSQIFNLAFSDDQN, from the exons ATGCTGAAGCTTTTGTCGTCTTCCTCGTCATGCCTTCAGGGACGACTCCACAGTCTCCGCTCCTGGCCGCCCGCTGAGCTGGGGTCGCCGGCTCTCCGAGTTCTCGGCTCGCTCGCCGGATTGACTCGCCCTAGCTCGGCTTGCCGAGCGTTTTATAGTTCGGACTCCGGCGACGGGTCTGACCAGGTGGTGGAAGTTGAGTTCATGGTGGCGGGGACCGAGGCCGAGGCGGAGTCTTCCTCCGCCATTGTGTCCACGAATCCCCGGCCCGAAGATTATCTTACG GTTATAGCTTTGCCATTGCCGCATAGACCACTGTTTCCGGGGTTTTACATGCCAATTTATGTGAAG GATCCTAAACTGTTAGCAGCATTGCAAGAAAGCCGAAAGCGGCAAGCTCCATATGCCGGCACTTTCCTTCTCAAGGATAAGCCGGGGACCGATCCCAGTTTGGTATCAGGTTCCGAGACAGATAAAAACATACATGAATTGAAAGGGAAGGAGTTGTTTAATCGACTACATGAAGTTGGCACACTTGCGCAG ATTTCAAGCATCCAAGGAGACCAAGTGGTCCTTATTGGTCATAGGCGACTTCGAATTACAGAGATG GTTGATGAAGAACCCCTGACTGTAAAAGTTGACCATCTGAAG GATAAACCATATAACAAGGATGATGATGTCATAAAAGCAACATCGTTTGAGGTTATATCAACCTTAAGAGATGTTCTCAAGATTAGTTCCCTTTGGAGAGATCATGTTCAGACATACACTCAG CATATAGGTGACTTTAATTTTCCAAGGTTAGCAGATTTTGGAGCCGCAATATCTGGTGCAAACAAATTGCAAAGTCAAGAAGTGCTTGAAGAGCTAGAT GTTTATAAGCGTTTAAAGCTCACTTTAGAACTAGTAAAGAAAGAGATAGAAATCAGCAAGATTCAG GAGTCtattgcaaaagcaattgaAGAGAAGATAAGTGGTGAACAGCGCCGCTACTTGTTGAATGAGCAGCTTAAAGCCATCAAAAAG GAACTGGGTTTAGAGACAGATGACAAAACAGCGCTTAACG ATAAGTTTAGGGAGAGGCTTGAACCAAACAGGGAAAACTGCCCACCTCATGTTTTGCAAGTTATAGAGGAAGAGCTTACAAAACTGCAGCTGTTGGAGGCCAGTTCAAGTGAATTTAATGTGACACGTAATTACCTAGATTGGTTGACTTCAATTCCTTGGGGAAACTACAG TGATGAGAACTTTGATGTTATTCGGGCGCAAAAAATTCTTGATGAAGATCATTATGGATTAACTGATGTAAAGGAAAGGATATTAGAATTTATTGCCGTTGGAAAACTCAGAGGAACCTCTCAAG GAAAAATCATCTGTTTCTCTGGCCCACCTGGAGTGGGCAAAACCAGCATTGGTCGTTCAATTGCACGTGCCCTGAACCGTAACTTCTTCCGGTTTTCTGTGGGAGGGTTATCTGATGTTGCTGAAATTAAG GGGCATCGGCGAACCTACATTGGTGCTATGCCAGGAAAGATGGTACAATGCCTTAAAAATGTGGGAACAGCTAACCCTTTAGTTCTGATTGATGAGATCGACAAG TTGGGAACGGGCCATGCCGGTGATCCGGCAAGTGCTTTGTTGGAGCTTCTTGATCCCGAGCAAAATGCTAATTTTCTAGACCATTATCTTGATGTTCCAATCGACCTATCAAAG GTTCTGTTTGTATGTACAGCCAATGTTGTAGAGATGATACCACATCCCCTCTTGGATAGAATGGAGGTCATTTCCATTGCTGGATATATCACTGATGAGAAAATGCACATTGCTAGAGACTATTTGGAGAAGACCACACGTGACTCATGTGGCATTCAACCTGAACAG GTTGAAGTGACAGATGCAGCTCTTCTTGCCCTCATTGAAAATTATTGCCGAGAAGCAGGTGTTAGGAACCTTCAAAAGCACATAGAAAAGATCTACCGCAAG ATAGCTCTCCAAATTGTTAGACAAGGAGCATCAGATGAACAAGTAGTTCCTGATCAAATACAATCTCCCCCAGATGGGCCTGTAGTTATTGAAGTTCAGCTTGTGGACACTGATGAAACCCAAGCAGAAGCTATTGATAAGTTAGATCAAGACATGGTTGCTAGTAAGAACCAGACTACAGCTGAGTTAGTTGAGGGTAACGGTCATAAGCATAGTCCTGAAACCTCTGGAGAAGGAGTCACGATTCAGACGGATCTCCCAGACGAATCTACAGTTGCGGAAGTTCAGGTTGCAGATGCTGATGAACCTGTGGATTCAAAG CTGTACTTACAGGATGCAAAAGAAACAGAGAAAACAGTTGAAAAAGTTTTGGTTGACTCACCAAACTTGGATCATTTTGTTGGCAAACCTGTCTTCCATGCTGAACGAATCTATGATCAGACCCCAGTTGGAGTTGTTATGGGTCTTGCTTGGACTGCCATGGGTGGTTCTACGTTGTATATAGAGACCACTCAGATTGAGGAAGCAGAGGGTAAAGGATCCCTTCATGTCACTGGCCAACTTGGTGATGTTATGAAAGAAAGTACCCAAATTGCACATACTGTTGCCAGAGCTATATTGCTCGATAAAGAGCCTGATAGCACTTTCTTTGCAAATTCCAAGCTTCATCTCCATGTTCCTGCTGGGGCCACACCAAAAGATGGTCCTAGTGCTGGTTGCACCATGATCACATCCATGCTGTCCGTTGCCATGAAGAAGCCTATCAGGAGGGATTTAGCAATGACAGGAGAAGTAACACTAACTGGGAGGATCCTTCCAATAGGCGGG GTTAAGGAGAAAACGATAGCAGCAAGGAGGAGCGAAGTGAAGACCATCATATTCCCTGCAGCAAACAGGAGGGATTTCGACGAGCTTGCCCCTAATGTAAAAGAAGGTCTTGATGTTCATTTTGTAGATGACTACAGTCAGATATTCAATTTGGCTTTCAGTGATGACCAGAATTAG
- the LOC103411212 gene encoding lon protease homolog 1, mitochondrial-like isoform X2, with protein sequence MLKLLSSSSSCLQGRLHSLRSWPPAELGSPALRVLGSLAGLTRPSSACRAFYSSDSGDGSDQVVEVEFMVAGTEAEAESSSAIVSTNPRPEDYLTVIALPLPHRPLFPGFYMPIYVKDPKLLAALQESRKRQAPYAGTFLLKDKPGTDPSLVSGSETDKNIHELKGKELFNRLHEVGTLAQISSIQGDQVVLIGHRRLRITEMVDEEPLTVKVDHLKDKPYNKDDDVIKATSFEVISTLRDVLKISSLWRDHVQTYTQHIGDFNFPRLADFGAAISGANKLQSQEVLEELDVYKRLKLTLELVKKEIEISKIQESIAKAIEEKISGEQRRYLLNEQLKAIKKELGLETDDKTALNDKFRERLEPNRENCPPHVLQVIEEELTKLQLLEASSSEFNVTRNYLDWLTSIPWGNYSDENFDVIRAQKILDEDHYGLTDVKERILEFIAVGKLRGTSQGKIICFSGPPGVGKTSIGRSIARALNRNFFRFSVGGLSDVAEIKGHRRTYIGAMPGKMVQCLKNVGTANPLVLIDEIDKLGTGHAGDPASALLELLDPEQNANFLDHYLDVPIDLSKVLFVCTANVVEMIPHPLLDRMEVISIAGYITDEKMHIARDYLEKTTRDSCGIQPEQVEVTDAALLALIENYCREAGVRNLQKHIEKIYRKIALQIVRQGASDEQVVPDQIQSPPDGPVVIEVQLVDTDETQAEAIDKLDQDMVASKNQTTAELVEGNGHKHSPETSGEGVTIQTDLPDESTVAEVQVADADEPVDSKDAKETEKTVEKVLVDSPNLDHFVGKPVFHAERIYDQTPVGVVMGLAWTAMGGSTLYIETTQIEEAEGKGSLHVTGQLGDVMKESTQIAHTVARAILLDKEPDSTFFANSKLHLHVPAGATPKDGPSAGCTMITSMLSVAMKKPIRRDLAMTGEVTLTGRILPIGGVKEKTIAARRSEVKTIIFPAANRRDFDELAPNVKEGLDVHFVDDYSQIFNLAFSDDQN encoded by the exons ATGCTGAAGCTTTTGTCGTCTTCCTCGTCATGCCTTCAGGGACGACTCCACAGTCTCCGCTCCTGGCCGCCCGCTGAGCTGGGGTCGCCGGCTCTCCGAGTTCTCGGCTCGCTCGCCGGATTGACTCGCCCTAGCTCGGCTTGCCGAGCGTTTTATAGTTCGGACTCCGGCGACGGGTCTGACCAGGTGGTGGAAGTTGAGTTCATGGTGGCGGGGACCGAGGCCGAGGCGGAGTCTTCCTCCGCCATTGTGTCCACGAATCCCCGGCCCGAAGATTATCTTACG GTTATAGCTTTGCCATTGCCGCATAGACCACTGTTTCCGGGGTTTTACATGCCAATTTATGTGAAG GATCCTAAACTGTTAGCAGCATTGCAAGAAAGCCGAAAGCGGCAAGCTCCATATGCCGGCACTTTCCTTCTCAAGGATAAGCCGGGGACCGATCCCAGTTTGGTATCAGGTTCCGAGACAGATAAAAACATACATGAATTGAAAGGGAAGGAGTTGTTTAATCGACTACATGAAGTTGGCACACTTGCGCAG ATTTCAAGCATCCAAGGAGACCAAGTGGTCCTTATTGGTCATAGGCGACTTCGAATTACAGAGATG GTTGATGAAGAACCCCTGACTGTAAAAGTTGACCATCTGAAG GATAAACCATATAACAAGGATGATGATGTCATAAAAGCAACATCGTTTGAGGTTATATCAACCTTAAGAGATGTTCTCAAGATTAGTTCCCTTTGGAGAGATCATGTTCAGACATACACTCAG CATATAGGTGACTTTAATTTTCCAAGGTTAGCAGATTTTGGAGCCGCAATATCTGGTGCAAACAAATTGCAAAGTCAAGAAGTGCTTGAAGAGCTAGAT GTTTATAAGCGTTTAAAGCTCACTTTAGAACTAGTAAAGAAAGAGATAGAAATCAGCAAGATTCAG GAGTCtattgcaaaagcaattgaAGAGAAGATAAGTGGTGAACAGCGCCGCTACTTGTTGAATGAGCAGCTTAAAGCCATCAAAAAG GAACTGGGTTTAGAGACAGATGACAAAACAGCGCTTAACG ATAAGTTTAGGGAGAGGCTTGAACCAAACAGGGAAAACTGCCCACCTCATGTTTTGCAAGTTATAGAGGAAGAGCTTACAAAACTGCAGCTGTTGGAGGCCAGTTCAAGTGAATTTAATGTGACACGTAATTACCTAGATTGGTTGACTTCAATTCCTTGGGGAAACTACAG TGATGAGAACTTTGATGTTATTCGGGCGCAAAAAATTCTTGATGAAGATCATTATGGATTAACTGATGTAAAGGAAAGGATATTAGAATTTATTGCCGTTGGAAAACTCAGAGGAACCTCTCAAG GAAAAATCATCTGTTTCTCTGGCCCACCTGGAGTGGGCAAAACCAGCATTGGTCGTTCAATTGCACGTGCCCTGAACCGTAACTTCTTCCGGTTTTCTGTGGGAGGGTTATCTGATGTTGCTGAAATTAAG GGGCATCGGCGAACCTACATTGGTGCTATGCCAGGAAAGATGGTACAATGCCTTAAAAATGTGGGAACAGCTAACCCTTTAGTTCTGATTGATGAGATCGACAAG TTGGGAACGGGCCATGCCGGTGATCCGGCAAGTGCTTTGTTGGAGCTTCTTGATCCCGAGCAAAATGCTAATTTTCTAGACCATTATCTTGATGTTCCAATCGACCTATCAAAG GTTCTGTTTGTATGTACAGCCAATGTTGTAGAGATGATACCACATCCCCTCTTGGATAGAATGGAGGTCATTTCCATTGCTGGATATATCACTGATGAGAAAATGCACATTGCTAGAGACTATTTGGAGAAGACCACACGTGACTCATGTGGCATTCAACCTGAACAG GTTGAAGTGACAGATGCAGCTCTTCTTGCCCTCATTGAAAATTATTGCCGAGAAGCAGGTGTTAGGAACCTTCAAAAGCACATAGAAAAGATCTACCGCAAG ATAGCTCTCCAAATTGTTAGACAAGGAGCATCAGATGAACAAGTAGTTCCTGATCAAATACAATCTCCCCCAGATGGGCCTGTAGTTATTGAAGTTCAGCTTGTGGACACTGATGAAACCCAAGCAGAAGCTATTGATAAGTTAGATCAAGACATGGTTGCTAGTAAGAACCAGACTACAGCTGAGTTAGTTGAGGGTAACGGTCATAAGCATAGTCCTGAAACCTCTGGAGAAGGAGTCACGATTCAGACGGATCTCCCAGACGAATCTACAGTTGCGGAAGTTCAGGTTGCAGATGCTGATGAACCTGTGGATTCAAAG GATGCAAAAGAAACAGAGAAAACAGTTGAAAAAGTTTTGGTTGACTCACCAAACTTGGATCATTTTGTTGGCAAACCTGTCTTCCATGCTGAACGAATCTATGATCAGACCCCAGTTGGAGTTGTTATGGGTCTTGCTTGGACTGCCATGGGTGGTTCTACGTTGTATATAGAGACCACTCAGATTGAGGAAGCAGAGGGTAAAGGATCCCTTCATGTCACTGGCCAACTTGGTGATGTTATGAAAGAAAGTACCCAAATTGCACATACTGTTGCCAGAGCTATATTGCTCGATAAAGAGCCTGATAGCACTTTCTTTGCAAATTCCAAGCTTCATCTCCATGTTCCTGCTGGGGCCACACCAAAAGATGGTCCTAGTGCTGGTTGCACCATGATCACATCCATGCTGTCCGTTGCCATGAAGAAGCCTATCAGGAGGGATTTAGCAATGACAGGAGAAGTAACACTAACTGGGAGGATCCTTCCAATAGGCGGG GTTAAGGAGAAAACGATAGCAGCAAGGAGGAGCGAAGTGAAGACCATCATATTCCCTGCAGCAAACAGGAGGGATTTCGACGAGCTTGCCCCTAATGTAAAAGAAGGTCTTGATGTTCATTTTGTAGATGACTACAGTCAGATATTCAATTTGGCTTTCAGTGATGACCAGAATTAG